Proteins co-encoded in one Rhopalosiphum maidis isolate BTI-1 chromosome 2, ASM367621v3, whole genome shotgun sequence genomic window:
- the LOC113552452 gene encoding uncharacterized protein LOC113552452, with translation MEIKNKGRPTPDLNIKQITKSFELALRGHDEKSNSENPGVFRGLINFSSELDSVLKCHIENSSVFKGLSKSIQNDLLECCLAVCQQRIKNEMKQTEYISVMADETTDVSAQFQLSIIFRYLLSDGTPVERFWGFFNPTGHDAKSLSECIIFNLEKVLESPDIPQRVTVLDKIFKHRVPRSSNTRWNFKSRIVNTVYENLESLIECMKEIESTFNQTIAINQAGALHRMLIDDRFIFWLRVFHSLMPHVDILYNQLQKPTMDPVELSKAIFRFEENILKERQNIDNIFETSQNHPTKKRKHDDTIETRKIAAKEVCDIFIVNVKERFDYKNHLNASHLFLSTKFLMYENNFPGDHFNKTIEAYPFLDVTKLKTELQLFYKRTDFPEAERSFSTLKRIKTFLRNSMTEDRLTALAMLSIEKRMINNIPNFNEEVINRFAEKKERRIDLTYKYVPEI, from the exons atggaaataaaaaataaaggtagGCCTACtccagatttaaatattaaacaaattactaaat CATTTGAGCTTGCACTCCGAGGTCACgatgaaaaatcaaattcagaGAATCCCGGCGTATTTCGAGGTCTTATAAACTTTAGTTCAGAGTTAGATTCGGTACTAAAATGTCATATTGAGAACTCTTCGGTATTTAAAGGTTTATCCAAATCAATCCAAAATGATTTACTAGAATGTTGTTTAGCTGTATGTCaacaaagaattaaaaatgaaatgaaacaAACAGAATATATTTCTGTAATGGCTGACGAAACAACTGACGTATCTGCTCAGTTTcaattgtcaataatatttagatatttactaTCGGATGGAACACCAGTAGAAAGATTTTGGGGATTTTTCAATCCTACTGGACACGATGCGAAATCGTTGtctgaatgtataatatttaatttggaaaaaGTCCTAGAGTCACCAGATAT TCCGCAGCGGGTTAcggttttagataaaatttttaaacacagaGTTCCTCGATCATCTAATACTAGATGGAATTTTAAAAGTCGAATAGTAAATACTGTGTATGAGAATCTTGAGTCGTTAATTGAATGTATGAAAGAAATTGAATCAACATTCAATCAAACCATAGCAATTAATCAAGCTGGAGCTTTGCATCGGATGTTAATTGacgatagatttatattttggttaaGAGTGTTTCATTCTTTAATGCCtcatgttgatattttatataatcaactACAAAAACCAACTATGGATCCTGTAGAACTTTCAAAGGCAATTTTTCGGTtcgaagaaaatatattaaaagaaagaCAGAATATTGATAACATCTTTGAAACTTCTCAAAATCATCCAACGAAAAAACGAAAACATGATGATACTATTGAAACAAGAAAAATCGCTGCAAAAGAAGTAtgtgacatttttattgtcaacGTTAAAGAAcggtttgattataaaaaccacTTAAATGCTTCGCACCTATTTTTATCTACCAAATTTCTTATGTACGAAAATAACTTCCCAGGTgaccattttaataaaacaattgaagCATATCCTTTTTTGGATGTTACTAAACTTAAAACTGAACTACAACTGTTCTACAAAAGAACCGATTTCC CTGAAGCCGAAAGGTCGTTTTCTACATTGAAacgtattaaaacatttttgagaaattCAATGACAGAAGATCGACTTACAGCACTAGCTATGTTATCGATCGAAAAACGGATGATCAACAACATTCCAAACTTCAACGAAGAAGTAATAAACAGATTTGCAGAAAAAAAAGAGAGGAGAATcgatttaacatataaatatgtacctgaaatataa